In the genome of Streptomyces globosus, one region contains:
- a CDS encoding cytochrome P450 family protein, which produces MPQPDISGNAPDFQADPYSFYAALRARGPVHRIAASSDAYEPAWIVVGHEEARQALTHPGLAKDWRERLPDVPHTAANLNMLESDPPQHTRLRRLVAREFTARRVEALRPRVREVTDGLLDAMAARPQRSADLVQALAFPLPMTVICELLGVPGLDRERFGHWSKAVVSPPSGAPDTAAHRQLSLYLAELVEAKAQEPGQDLLSALIRTRDEDGDSLSPDELIGMAFLLLIAGHETTVNLICNGVRALLAHPAQLAALRADPDGLLDGAVEEMLRHEGPVQNATYRHAREDVEIGTTLIPAGSTVLVSLAAADRDPARYADPDTFDIRRAPQGHLAFGHGLHFCLGAPLARLEGRTALRGLLERFPTLAEDPGAGPPAWVRGSLMRGVTRLPVRW; this is translated from the coding sequence ATGCCCCAACCGGACATCAGCGGAAACGCCCCGGACTTCCAGGCCGACCCCTACTCCTTCTACGCGGCGCTGCGGGCGCGGGGCCCGGTCCACCGCATCGCCGCATCCTCGGACGCGTACGAACCGGCCTGGATCGTCGTCGGCCACGAGGAGGCCCGGCAGGCCCTCACCCACCCCGGCCTCGCCAAGGACTGGCGCGAGCGCCTGCCGGACGTCCCGCACACCGCCGCCAACCTCAACATGCTGGAGTCCGACCCGCCGCAGCACACCCGGCTGCGCCGCCTGGTCGCCCGCGAGTTCACCGCCCGCCGCGTCGAGGCGCTCCGCCCCCGGGTCCGGGAGGTCACCGACGGGCTGCTCGACGCCATGGCGGCCCGCCCGCAGCGCAGCGCCGACCTCGTGCAGGCCCTCGCCTTCCCGCTGCCGATGACCGTCATCTGCGAACTGCTCGGCGTGCCCGGCCTCGACCGGGAGCGGTTCGGCCACTGGTCCAAGGCGGTCGTCTCCCCGCCCTCCGGCGCCCCCGACACCGCCGCCCACCGGCAGCTGAGCCTCTACCTCGCCGAGCTCGTCGAGGCCAAGGCCCAGGAGCCCGGCCAGGACCTGCTCTCCGCCCTCATCCGCACCCGCGACGAGGACGGAGACTCCCTCTCCCCGGACGAGCTGATCGGCATGGCCTTCCTGCTGCTGATCGCCGGCCACGAGACCACCGTCAACCTCATCTGCAACGGCGTCCGGGCCCTGCTCGCCCACCCCGCCCAGCTCGCCGCGCTCCGCGCCGACCCGGACGGGCTCCTCGACGGGGCCGTCGAGGAGATGCTGCGCCACGAGGGCCCCGTGCAGAACGCCACCTACCGGCATGCCCGCGAGGACGTGGAGATCGGGACCACCCTCATCCCCGCCGGATCCACCGTCCTCGTCTCGCTCGCCGCAGCAGACCGCGACCCGGCCCGCTACGCCGACCCCGACACCTTCGACATTCGGCGCGCACCCCAGGGCCACCTGGCCTTCGGCCACGGACTGCACTTCTGCCTCGGCGCCCCGCTCGCCCGGCTGGAGGGACGCACCGCCCTGCGCGGCCTGCTGGAGCGCTTCCCGACCCTGGCCGAGGACCCCGGCGCCGGCCCGCCCGCCTGGGTCCGCGGCAGCCTCATGCGGGGAGTGACCCGGCTCCCGGTGCGCTGGTAG
- a CDS encoding Gfo/Idh/MocA family protein — MRIGLIGTGRIGSFHAAALARHPDAGSLLLADADPGRAARLAERLGATAAPSVDQVFTWGVDAVVVSSATDAHAELVVRAVRGGLPVFCEKPLASDLARTLSVLREVEAAGGVLQLGFMRRFDAGYRTARELVRSGALGRLHTVRTMTADPQPPPAPYLATSGGLFRDCLVHDFDMVRWVTGREVAHVYAAGSDAGPPVFRETGDVDTAAAVLVLDDSTLVTCTGTRCNGAGYDVRMELAGELDQVSSGLDDRTPIASTEPHGPPPAAKPWTGFLERFAPAYEAELAAFVRLVRGEGPNPCDGREALAALRVAEACELSRRERRPVDLAELPGL, encoded by the coding sequence ATGCGCATCGGGCTGATCGGAACGGGCCGCATCGGGTCCTTCCACGCCGCGGCTCTGGCCCGCCACCCGGACGCCGGCTCGCTGCTGCTGGCCGACGCCGATCCGGGGCGGGCCGCGCGGCTGGCCGAGCGGCTGGGCGCGACGGCCGCCCCCTCCGTGGACCAGGTGTTCACCTGGGGCGTGGACGCGGTGGTCGTCTCCAGCGCCACCGACGCGCACGCGGAGCTGGTGGTGCGGGCCGTGCGGGGCGGGCTGCCGGTGTTCTGCGAGAAGCCGCTGGCCTCGGACCTGGCCCGGACGCTGTCGGTGCTGCGGGAGGTGGAGGCCGCGGGCGGGGTGCTCCAGCTGGGGTTCATGCGCCGCTTCGACGCCGGGTACCGCACCGCGCGGGAGCTGGTCCGCTCGGGTGCGCTGGGCCGGCTGCACACCGTACGGACGATGACGGCCGATCCGCAGCCGCCGCCCGCGCCGTACCTGGCGACGTCGGGCGGGCTGTTCCGGGACTGCCTGGTGCACGACTTCGACATGGTGCGCTGGGTCACCGGCCGGGAGGTGGCGCACGTGTACGCGGCGGGCTCGGACGCGGGCCCGCCGGTGTTCCGCGAGACCGGTGATGTGGACACGGCCGCGGCGGTGCTCGTCCTGGACGACTCCACGCTCGTGACCTGTACGGGGACCCGCTGCAACGGGGCGGGGTACGACGTCCGGATGGAGCTGGCCGGGGAGCTCGACCAGGTCTCCTCCGGGCTGGACGACCGCACCCCGATCGCGTCGACGGAGCCGCACGGCCCGCCGCCGGCGGCGAAGCCGTGGACGGGCTTCCTGGAGCGGTTCGCCCCCGCGTACGAGGCGGAGCTGGCCGCATTCGTCCGGCTCGTGCGCGGCGAGGGGCCGAACCCCTGCGACGGCCGGGAGGCGCTGGCCGCGCTCCGGGTCGCCGAGGCGTGCGAACTCTCGCGGCGGGAGCGGCGCCCGGTGGACCTGGCGGAGCTGCCCGGCCTGTGA
- a CDS encoding sugar ABC transporter substrate-binding protein gives MARVGTGVRVVGAVLAAVLGASLAGCSSTGGKRAEDRAKAAAAGRPAVSTPRWTFAMVTHAGDGDTFWDIVQKGAKEAAAKDNINFVYSHDDQAQQQALLVQNAIDQKADGIIVSLAKPEALKDVVAKAVKAGIPVVTVNSGSAQSAEYGALTHIGQDEQVAGEAVGAELTRRGRTKAVCVLHEQGNVGHEQRCAGAKKTFGGTMENLYVEGTNMPSVQAAVQAKLQADPSVDAVLTLGAPFAATAVKAKEAAGSKAEVDTFDLNAAVARDLKSGVLGFAVDQQPYLQGYQAVDLLWLYRYNADVLGGGRPVLTGPQIVTAAEAAALEEYIKRGTR, from the coding sequence GTGGCAAGGGTCGGGACAGGGGTACGCGTCGTCGGCGCCGTGCTCGCGGCGGTACTGGGGGCCTCCCTCGCGGGCTGCAGCAGCACGGGCGGCAAGCGCGCCGAGGATCGCGCCAAGGCCGCGGCGGCGGGCCGGCCCGCCGTGTCCACCCCCCGCTGGACCTTCGCGATGGTCACGCACGCGGGGGACGGCGACACCTTCTGGGACATCGTCCAGAAGGGCGCCAAGGAGGCCGCGGCGAAGGACAACATCAACTTCGTCTACTCGCACGACGACCAGGCGCAGCAGCAGGCCCTGCTCGTGCAGAACGCCATCGACCAGAAGGCCGACGGCATCATCGTCAGCCTCGCCAAGCCGGAGGCGCTCAAGGACGTCGTCGCCAAGGCCGTCAAGGCCGGCATCCCGGTCGTCACCGTCAACTCCGGATCCGCCCAGTCGGCCGAGTACGGCGCGCTCACCCACATCGGCCAGGACGAGCAGGTCGCCGGCGAGGCCGTCGGCGCCGAGCTGACCCGCCGCGGCCGCACGAAGGCGGTCTGCGTCCTGCACGAGCAGGGCAACGTCGGGCACGAGCAGCGGTGCGCCGGGGCGAAGAAGACCTTCGGCGGCACCATGGAGAACCTCTACGTCGAGGGCACCAACATGCCGTCCGTCCAGGCGGCCGTCCAGGCCAAGCTGCAGGCCGACCCGTCCGTGGACGCGGTCCTCACCCTCGGCGCGCCGTTCGCGGCGACCGCCGTGAAGGCGAAGGAGGCGGCGGGCAGCAAGGCCGAGGTCGACACCTTCGACCTCAACGCCGCGGTCGCCCGCGACCTGAAGTCCGGCGTCCTCGGCTTCGCCGTCGACCAGCAGCCCTACCTCCAGGGCTACCAGGCGGTCGACCTGCTGTGGCTCTACCGCTACAACGCCGACGTGCTCGGCGGCGGCCGCCCGGTCCTGACCGGTCCGCAGATCGTCACCGCCGCCGAGGCCGCCGCGCTGGAGGAGTACATCAAGCGGGGCACCCGGTGA
- a CDS encoding ABC transporter permease: MTAPAPAPAPAPAPGAPADERLAPVPLLRRLLGRPELGAVVGAAAVFLFFSLAADSFLRASSLSTVLYSASTLGIMAVPVALLMIGGEFDLSAGVMVTTSALVSSMFSYQMTANVWVGVLVSLLVTLALGFFNGYMLTRTKLPSFIITLGTFLMLTGLNLGFTKLITGTVSTKSIADMEGFPSAQALFASQWTLGPVTLKVTVLWWAALVALATWILLRTRAGNWIFAVGGGADAARAVGVPVVRTRIGLYMGVALCAWISGQHILFSYDVVQSGEGVGNEFLYIIAAVIGGCLMTGGYGSAIGAAVGALIFGMTSNGIVYAQWNPDWFKFFLGAMLLLAALLNAWVRKRAEAK, encoded by the coding sequence GTGACCGCCCCCGCCCCCGCCCCTGCCCCGGCGCCCGCGCCTGGCGCGCCCGCCGACGAGCGGCTCGCGCCCGTCCCGCTGCTGCGCCGCCTGCTCGGCCGGCCCGAGCTGGGCGCCGTCGTCGGAGCCGCGGCCGTCTTCCTCTTCTTCTCCCTCGCCGCCGACAGCTTCCTGCGCGCGTCCAGCCTGAGCACCGTCCTGTACTCGGCGTCCACCCTCGGCATCATGGCCGTCCCCGTGGCCCTGCTGATGATCGGCGGCGAGTTCGACCTCTCCGCCGGCGTGATGGTCACCACCTCGGCCCTGGTCAGCTCGATGTTCAGCTACCAGATGACCGCCAACGTGTGGGTCGGCGTCCTCGTCTCGCTGCTGGTCACCCTCGCGCTCGGCTTCTTCAACGGCTACATGCTGACCCGCACCAAGCTGCCGAGCTTCATCATCACCCTCGGCACCTTCCTGATGCTGACCGGCCTGAACCTCGGCTTCACCAAGCTGATCACCGGCACCGTCTCCACCAAGAGCATCGCCGACATGGAGGGCTTCCCCTCCGCGCAGGCGCTCTTCGCCTCCCAGTGGACCCTCGGCCCCGTCACCCTCAAGGTCACCGTCCTGTGGTGGGCCGCCCTCGTCGCCCTCGCCACCTGGATCCTGCTGCGCACCCGCGCCGGGAACTGGATCTTCGCGGTGGGCGGCGGCGCCGACGCGGCCCGCGCCGTCGGCGTCCCCGTCGTCCGGACCCGCATCGGCCTCTACATGGGCGTCGCCCTCTGCGCCTGGATCTCCGGACAGCACATCCTGTTCTCGTACGACGTCGTCCAGTCCGGCGAGGGCGTCGGCAACGAGTTCCTCTACATCATCGCGGCCGTCATCGGCGGCTGCCTGATGACCGGCGGCTACGGCTCCGCCATCGGCGCGGCCGTGGGCGCCCTCATCTTCGGCATGACCAGCAACGGCATCGTGTACGCCCAGTGGAACCCCGACTGGTTCAAGTTCTTCCTCGGCGCGATGCTCCTGCTGGCCGCGCTGCTCAACGCATGGGTCCGCAAGCGGGCGGAGGCGAAGTGA
- a CDS encoding ATP-binding cassette domain-containing protein has product MGPQAGGGEVTPLVKLTGVSKSYGSIRALRDVSLEVSAGGITCVLGDNGAGKSTLIKIISGLHRHDSGTFEIEGEETELANPRAALDRGIATVYQDLAVVPLMPVWRNFFLGSEPTRGRGPLRRLDVDLMRRTTRAELLRMGIDLRDVDQPIGTLSGGERQCVAIARAVHFGAKVLVLDEPTAALGVKQSGVVLKYVAAARDAGLGVVLITHNPHHAHLVGDRFVLLKRGAMAGSHTRDSITLDELTRQMAGGSELDELSHELARVAQSGPQPPEPAGPAGTTAPPRDDTTR; this is encoded by the coding sequence ATGGGTCCGCAAGCGGGCGGAGGCGAAGTGACACCCCTCGTGAAGCTGACCGGAGTCAGCAAGTCCTACGGCAGCATCCGCGCCCTGAGGGACGTCTCCCTGGAGGTCTCGGCCGGCGGGATCACCTGCGTCCTCGGCGACAACGGCGCCGGCAAGTCCACCCTCATCAAGATCATCTCGGGGCTGCACCGGCACGACTCCGGCACCTTCGAGATCGAGGGCGAGGAGACCGAACTCGCCAACCCGCGCGCCGCCCTGGACCGCGGCATCGCCACCGTCTACCAGGACCTGGCCGTCGTCCCCCTCATGCCCGTGTGGCGGAACTTCTTCCTCGGCTCCGAGCCCACCCGGGGCCGCGGCCCGCTGCGCCGCCTCGACGTGGACCTCATGCGCCGCACGACCCGGGCCGAGCTGCTGCGCATGGGCATCGACCTGCGCGACGTCGACCAGCCGATCGGCACCCTCTCCGGCGGCGAGCGGCAGTGCGTGGCCATCGCCCGCGCCGTCCACTTCGGCGCCAAGGTCCTCGTCCTGGACGAGCCCACCGCAGCCCTGGGCGTGAAGCAGTCCGGCGTCGTCCTGAAGTACGTTGCCGCCGCCCGGGACGCCGGACTCGGCGTGGTCCTCATCACCCACAACCCGCACCACGCCCACCTCGTCGGCGACCGCTTCGTCCTGCTCAAACGCGGTGCGATGGCCGGCAGCCACACCCGCGACTCGATCACCCTCGACGAGCTCACCCGGCAGATGGCCGGCGGCTCCGAGCTGGACGAGCTGAGCCACGAACTGGCCCGGGTGGCACAATCGGGACCGCAGCCCCCCGAGCCCGCCGGGCCCGCGGGCACCACCGCACCGCCGAGGGACGACACGACTCGATGA
- a CDS encoding ROK family glucokinase, with the protein MSTYRDFTLTHRGSARGTVLRTIGSRERRSHLTAPRVPTVGIDIGGTKVMAGVVDADGVILEKIRTETPDKSKSPKVVEDTIVELVLDLSDRHDVHAVGIGAAGWVDADRSRVLFAPHLAWRDEPLRDALQSRLAVPVMVDNDANTAAWAEWRFGAGRGEDNLVMITLGTGIGGAILEGGQVKRGRYGVAGEFGHMQVVPGGHRCPCGNRGCWEQYSSGNALVREARELAAADSPVAYGIIARVGGNIQEITGPLITELAREGDAMCIELLQDIGQWLGVGIANLAAALDPSCFVIGGGVSAADDLLIGPARDAFRRHLTGRGYRPEARIAKAQLGPEAGMVGAADLARLVARRFRRATRRRVERYERYAQLGRRKTPGPDDQDDTQ; encoded by the coding sequence ATGAGCACGTACCGGGACTTCACGCTCACCCACCGAGGGTCGGCGCGGGGCACCGTCCTGCGGACCATCGGGTCCCGTGAGCGCCGGTCGCACCTGACCGCCCCCCGCGTCCCCACCGTCGGCATCGACATCGGCGGCACCAAGGTCATGGCGGGCGTCGTCGACGCCGACGGCGTGATCCTGGAGAAGATCCGCACCGAGACCCCCGACAAGTCCAAGAGCCCCAAGGTCGTCGAGGACACCATCGTCGAGCTCGTCCTCGACCTCTCCGACCGCCACGACGTCCACGCCGTCGGCATCGGCGCGGCCGGCTGGGTCGACGCCGACCGCTCCCGCGTCCTCTTCGCCCCCCACCTGGCCTGGCGCGACGAGCCGCTGCGCGACGCCCTCCAGTCCCGCCTCGCCGTCCCCGTCATGGTCGACAACGACGCCAACACCGCCGCCTGGGCCGAGTGGCGCTTCGGAGCCGGCCGCGGCGAGGACAACCTCGTCATGATCACGCTCGGCACCGGCATCGGCGGCGCGATCCTGGAGGGCGGCCAGGTCAAGCGCGGCCGGTACGGGGTCGCCGGCGAGTTCGGCCACATGCAGGTCGTCCCCGGCGGCCACCGCTGCCCCTGCGGCAACCGCGGCTGCTGGGAGCAGTACAGCTCCGGCAACGCCCTGGTCCGCGAGGCCCGCGAGCTCGCCGCCGCCGACTCCCCGGTGGCGTACGGCATCATCGCCCGCGTCGGCGGCAACATCCAGGAGATCACCGGCCCGCTCATCACCGAGCTCGCCCGCGAGGGCGACGCCATGTGCATCGAGCTCCTCCAGGACATCGGCCAGTGGCTCGGCGTCGGCATCGCCAACCTCGCCGCCGCCCTCGACCCCTCCTGCTTCGTCATCGGCGGAGGCGTCAGCGCCGCCGACGACCTGCTGATCGGCCCCGCCCGGGACGCCTTCCGCAGGCACCTGACCGGGCGCGGCTACCGGCCCGAGGCCCGCATCGCCAAGGCCCAGCTCGGCCCCGAGGCCGGCATGGTCGGAGCCGCCGACCTCGCCCGGCTCGTCGCCCGCCGCTTCCGCCGCGCCACCCGCCGGCGCGTCGAGCGGTACGAGCGCTACGCGCAGCTCGGCCGCCGCAAGACCCCCGGCCCCGACGACCAGGACGACACGCAGTGA
- a CDS encoding MBL fold metallo-hydrolase, giving the protein MKLTKRLHSCVQLEKDGRVLVIDPGAFSEPDAGLGADALLVTHEHPDHFDEGRLRAALDANPAAALWTLRSVAERLAPAYPGRVHTVGHGDAFTAAGFDVQVHGELHAVIHPDIPRITNVGYLVEGSLFHPGDALTVPGVPVETLMVPVHAPWNKVSEVIDYLREVGPRRAIDIHDVYLADIARPIYDTALGNLGRTDHGRLAAGEATEV; this is encoded by the coding sequence ATGAAGCTCACCAAGCGGCTGCACTCCTGCGTCCAGCTCGAAAAGGACGGGCGCGTCCTCGTCATCGACCCGGGTGCCTTCAGCGAGCCCGACGCCGGCCTGGGCGCGGACGCCCTGCTCGTCACGCACGAGCACCCCGACCACTTCGACGAGGGCCGACTGCGGGCCGCCCTCGACGCGAACCCCGCCGCCGCCCTGTGGACGCTGCGCAGCGTCGCCGAGCGGCTCGCCCCCGCCTACCCCGGCCGGGTCCACACCGTCGGGCACGGCGACGCCTTCACCGCGGCCGGGTTCGACGTCCAGGTGCACGGCGAGCTGCACGCCGTGATCCACCCCGACATCCCGCGGATCACGAACGTCGGCTACCTCGTGGAGGGTTCGCTGTTCCACCCCGGCGACGCCCTCACCGTGCCCGGGGTGCCCGTCGAGACGCTGATGGTGCCGGTGCACGCGCCGTGGAACAAGGTGTCCGAGGTGATCGACTACCTGCGCGAGGTGGGGCCGCGCCGGGCCATCGACATCCACGACGTCTACCTCGCCGACATCGCCCGGCCGATCTACGACACGGCCCTCGGGAACCTCGGCCGCACCGACCACGGGCGGCTCGCCGCGGGCGAGGCCACCGAGGTGTGA
- a CDS encoding exodeoxyribonuclease III — MRIATFNVNSITARLPRLLAWLESSGTDVLCVQEAKCSDAQFPHDALRELGYESAVNATGRWNGVALLSRVGLEDVVKGLPGGPDYEGVQEPRAISATCGGVRLWSVYVPNGREVEHDHYGYKLEWFRALSEAVAEDAAGPRPFAVLGDFNVAPTDEDVYDPAVFAGLTHVTPAERAALEALRAAGLSDVVPRPLKYDRPYTYWDYRQLAFPKNRGMRIDLVYGNAPFAKAVTDAYVDREERKGKGASDHAPVVVDLDLDA; from the coding sequence ATGCGTATCGCCACGTTCAACGTCAACTCCATCACCGCCCGGCTGCCCCGCCTGCTGGCCTGGCTGGAGAGCTCCGGCACCGATGTCCTGTGCGTGCAGGAGGCCAAGTGCTCCGACGCGCAGTTCCCGCACGACGCGCTGCGCGAGCTCGGCTACGAGTCTGCCGTCAACGCCACCGGCAGGTGGAACGGCGTCGCCCTGCTCTCCAGGGTCGGCCTGGAGGACGTGGTCAAGGGCCTGCCCGGCGGACCGGACTACGAGGGCGTCCAGGAGCCCCGGGCCATCTCCGCGACCTGCGGCGGGGTCCGCCTGTGGTCGGTGTACGTGCCCAACGGCCGCGAGGTCGAGCACGACCACTACGGCTACAAGCTGGAGTGGTTCCGGGCGCTGTCCGAGGCCGTCGCCGAGGACGCCGCCGGCCCGCGCCCCTTCGCCGTGCTCGGCGACTTCAACGTGGCCCCCACCGACGAGGACGTCTACGACCCCGCCGTCTTCGCCGGCCTCACCCATGTCACCCCCGCCGAGCGGGCCGCGCTGGAGGCACTGCGCGCCGCCGGCCTGTCCGACGTGGTGCCGCGGCCCCTCAAGTACGACCGCCCCTACACGTACTGGGACTACCGCCAGCTCGCCTTCCCGAAGAACCGCGGCATGCGCATCGACCTCGTCTACGGGAACGCGCCGTTCGCCAAGGCCGTCACCGACGCGTACGTCGACCGCGAGGAGCGCAAGGGCAAGGGCGCCTCCGACCACGCGCCCGTCGTCGTGGACCTCGACCTGGACGCCTGA
- a CDS encoding DUF6278 family protein: MDMPFLAHWRNRSDTQRGAGLAAAVAEDPAGVGELFAECEVLSVHARAAGLELDGTPASLEALDQLMPRWRREPEVVPWLGNDAGFYLGTVIIRTCPGARWQVWPNGQPVVRLASGRELNVIESGVSWAMTGSPELSQAYAEASEGAEGR, from the coding sequence ATGGACATGCCCTTTCTGGCCCACTGGCGCAACCGGAGCGACACGCAGCGGGGCGCGGGTCTCGCCGCCGCGGTGGCGGAGGACCCGGCGGGCGTCGGCGAGCTGTTCGCGGAGTGCGAGGTGCTGAGCGTCCACGCGCGGGCGGCCGGGCTGGAACTCGACGGCACCCCGGCCTCCTTGGAGGCGCTGGACCAGCTGATGCCGCGCTGGCGCAGGGAGCCCGAGGTGGTGCCCTGGCTCGGCAACGACGCGGGCTTCTACCTCGGGACGGTGATCATCCGGACCTGCCCGGGGGCCCGCTGGCAGGTCTGGCCGAACGGCCAGCCGGTGGTCCGCCTCGCCTCGGGCCGCGAGCTGAACGTCATCGAGTCGGGGGTGTCCTGGGCGATGACCGGCTCGCCGGAGCTGTCCCAGGCGTACGCGGAGGCCTCGGAGGGCGCCGAGGGCCGCTAG
- a CDS encoding CocE/NonD family hydrolase: MAAALAVAALGLTPHQARAAVPSTAPTGSAPAVPYAEAAAAVPGLSFHDIPGSGGITLKGNVLTPAGSRPGSRHPLVVLPSSWSMPQVEYLAQAKKLADSGYVVVSYTSRGFWLSGGQIEVAGPPDVADVSAVIDWALAHTPADPARIGVGGVSYGAGISLLASAHDPRIKAVVALSGWADLVESIYSGRTQHVQAAALLGATGRLTGRPGPELDRILRDFLASDLQREQQMIDWGRKRSPAEHVDRLNANGTAVMLGNAWGDTIFPPNQYASFFEKLTGPKRLEFRPGDHATAEGLGLFGLPNDTWDSARRWFDRHLRGERNGVDTEPPVQIKSRSSSGYEGYADWKSVGSAGTEKIALSDTEHLFTGVNTGADGGIVLLSSALDQFTKIPPMASVPLLPRAFAAVWQSDRLGSERRVRGTARLHTTVTPTRSDGTFVAYLYDVGPLGIGKLVTHAPHTFHGKTPGRPFGVDLDLFSTAYDVPAGHRLALVIDTVDPLYAEYNPAGAQLTFSSPRQDPSYVSVPLGAR; the protein is encoded by the coding sequence ATGGCAGCCGCCCTGGCCGTCGCCGCCCTGGGCCTGACACCCCATCAGGCCCGGGCGGCCGTCCCGTCCACCGCCCCCACCGGCTCCGCCCCCGCCGTCCCGTACGCCGAGGCCGCGGCGGCCGTACCGGGCCTGTCCTTCCACGACATCCCCGGCTCGGGCGGCATCACCCTCAAGGGCAACGTCCTCACCCCGGCCGGCTCCCGGCCCGGCAGCCGGCACCCGCTGGTCGTCCTCCCGAGCAGCTGGTCCATGCCGCAGGTCGAGTACCTGGCGCAGGCCAAGAAGCTCGCCGACTCCGGGTACGTCGTCGTCAGCTACACCTCCCGCGGCTTCTGGCTCTCCGGCGGGCAGATCGAGGTGGCGGGCCCGCCCGACGTCGCCGACGTCTCCGCCGTCATCGACTGGGCCCTCGCCCACACCCCCGCCGACCCCGCCCGGATCGGCGTCGGCGGCGTCTCCTACGGCGCCGGCATCAGCCTCCTCGCCTCCGCACACGACCCCCGCATCAAGGCCGTCGTCGCGCTCAGCGGCTGGGCCGACCTCGTCGAGTCCATCTACTCCGGCCGCACCCAGCACGTCCAGGCCGCCGCCCTGCTCGGCGCGACCGGGCGGCTCACCGGCCGCCCCGGCCCCGAACTCGACCGCATCCTCCGCGACTTCCTCGCCTCCGACCTGCAGCGCGAGCAGCAGATGATCGACTGGGGCCGCAAGCGGTCGCCCGCCGAACACGTCGACCGGCTGAACGCCAACGGCACCGCCGTCATGCTCGGCAACGCCTGGGGCGACACCATCTTCCCGCCCAACCAGTACGCCTCCTTCTTCGAGAAGCTGACCGGCCCGAAGCGGCTGGAGTTCCGCCCCGGCGACCACGCCACCGCCGAGGGCCTCGGCCTGTTCGGCCTGCCCAACGACACCTGGGACAGCGCCCGCCGCTGGTTCGACCGCCACCTCAGGGGCGAACGCAACGGCGTCGACACCGAGCCGCCCGTGCAGATCAAGTCCCGCAGCAGCAGCGGGTACGAGGGCTACGCCGACTGGAAGTCAGTCGGCTCCGCCGGCACCGAGAAGATCGCCCTCTCCGACACCGAGCACCTCTTCACCGGCGTCAACACCGGCGCCGACGGCGGCATCGTGCTCCTGTCCAGCGCCCTCGACCAGTTCACGAAGATCCCGCCCATGGCGTCCGTGCCGCTGCTCCCCCGCGCCTTCGCCGCGGTCTGGCAGTCGGACCGCCTCGGCTCCGAGCGCCGCGTGCGCGGCACCGCCCGCCTGCACACCACCGTCACCCCCACCCGGTCCGACGGCACCTTCGTCGCCTACCTCTACGACGTGGGCCCCCTCGGCATCGGCAAACTCGTCACCCACGCCCCCCACACCTTCCACGGCAAGACGCCCGGCCGCCCCTTCGGCGTCGACCTCGATTTGTTCTCCACGGCGTACGACGTGCCCGCGGGCCACCGCCTGGCCCTCGTCATCGACACCGTCGACCCCCTGTACGCGGAGTACAACCCCGCGGGGGCGCAGCTCACCTTCTCCTCGCCGCGCCAGGACCCCTCGTACGTCTCGGTCCCGCTCGGAGCCCGCTGA